The nucleotide window TCAACGTGAAGACAGATTAAGTCTCGTTTTAGCTGCGGCTGAACTTTTAGCTTGATTCATCATCGATCGTCCAAATCGTCTTGATACAGATCCTGTTGTTAttcatcttgtttgtttcttaaatTGTGattaaactttaactttaacttttcaggacattttacagtttaaaaatgaGCCGTcagtgccctctagtggacaaacaaacacaggcactGGTACTAAACAACCTCAGATTAAGTTTTTATCATCTATAAATTCATATAATTACATCGGCcgagacgtgcacacacacaaactgatgatCTGTgtaaagattaaaaaatgaaaactgttcCTCCTGCAGTAGAAACATCTGGAGCcaacttccccccccccaacgtACACACCAGTGCTTTGTAAAGATAAACTCAATAAAATTCAAATTTGTccattttaaatatacaaaacaagaagaagcaagttttttttttcccattttcacATCAGATATTTCcaacagcagctgagacaaaaagaaaatgcccCCTCCCCCACACGGAGCGCACGTGGACCGGACTCCCGTCTTTTAACCTCTCATCAAATCACATCAGTTCCAGTCTGGATCGATCTCTTATAAGCCACTTAGGTAAAGCACAAGCAAGCACATGATCTGCACCTAGAGTTTAAGTTTGGCTGAGGGAAACCGGAGCGTGAGCTGAACTGTTTTCTACCAgcgaaagaaaaacaaaggaattAGAAAAGGttacggacacacacacgcggtgtaatcattaaaaaacagatcCGAGTTCGATTTCATTTAAACGAGTAACAAAAGCTTTTGAGGAGAACACGTGAAAGAAAAATTAGAGAAAGTAAAGCATCAAAAAGCGATGATAAAAATATTCCTCGTCCGCACGTTGTTAATTCGCTAATTAACGTAAAGTTTCTACTCGCACACGTTTTCCTTCCACAAGCTGTGAAACAGAGAATCTCTCCGAGCGTCTGAGGAAAAGTCCAAACGCCTCAACACACGTTGGTTCATCAGAAGAATCTAAAACAAGAGGTAGAGCTATAAAAACATACTTTTCCTGCTACAGGAAAATGGTATTAAGAGTAATTCGATGAATATAAAAGTTCAGACggatgatatttatatatacttgTATATAAAAAGagcagggagaggggggagggcgCTCCATGCATGTTCAGAGCTGCAGCGTTTTACTGTGGATCAGCCgtaagtgtggggggggggggattgcaTAGAAGAGAAGTAAAGAGTTACATCAGAATGTGGAGCCGTGaggaaaatatattattttatctgttaCCTGCGTTAAACTGCGTGTTTCCTGTTTGAGGAAACGAcggaggagtgtgtgagtggaagAGAATCAGTCGGTTAGAGACAGAGCGGAGCTGCAGGATGCGTCCGGCGCCGGGCGAGTGGGTCGGTCTCTACAGAGACGTTTCAgatcctctgctcctccagtaGAAAGAATTATCATCGTCCGGGTCCATGTCGATTCTAATCTGAGGCACCGACTTCAGAGGACTCATCTCGgggctgcagcacaaacacaagtaAGACTTCAGTGACACAGTACTCTGTTCGAACTACTGTTACCAGAGGGAAAGTTGGTTCAGTCCACGAGGGGTTAAAAGACAATGctgtttattaaatataaacaatacTCTCAACTCTGTTCTGCAGGTGAAAAACAAGAGACAACTTTAAATTCACTTCTTACTTTCCAACTTGTATGTTTTAGTGTGTGAGCAGCAAACAGCATCAGTTAAGCCTgcacatgtttaatatttagaAATATAGAAGGAAGCGGTTTGATGACCTGAatgatttggttttgttttcctctgcgtttGTCTGtgaattagcaggattacgatAAAACTACAAACCAGATCAACACTAGTCAAGGACCTGGTTTCAGAGGAGAACACGTTTTGATGCAGGTTTCACCTCAGattcatgaggtcactgtgacctttgacctttgaaaactgaaatcacttcctctttgactTCAGGTGACAACGGATCCAAAGTTGAAGAAAATTCCCTTTAGGAGTTTTTTAAGGAGAAACAACATTGGTGCCATTAAATCTTTTGCTAATTGACTGAGTGATTAATTGAAGCTGGATTCTTCACACTCTGACTTCTGGTTTAGTTTGTTCAGAGGAAAACGATCAGTCGTCACAGTTCGATGGTTCCTGAGGTTATTTGAGTTGAAAGCAATTTGCCTCCAGTCTTAGTGGGACAGGATTATATTttttaaggggggggggggacgactCCAGTGACGGACACGTGTGCGAACCACTGACAACAGCTCACATCCGAGTTTAAAGCCACTTTCTGTTTTCAATCTGCATTTCATGTGATAAAAAAGTCTGTTTGTCCAGAAGCACGAAGATCAAGTTCAATCAAATATCAGGACAACACttttcacgagtgtgtgttGAGACCCTGAGAGAGAAGTGTGTTAACACCCGCTCACCACTGTGCAGCTGAGGACCCGTCTTAAACAAGAAGCAGGAAAGGAATAGAACATCTTGTAAGTTGTCCACATCACAGATGTCCTGTGATCACAGCTGCTTTTCGCACATTGTCAGAAACACTAATCCTCTTTGTCGGCAGTGTAACGACGACGCTGCAGCAGATGGGACGACACAGGAGCCGAACGTGACCCGTGGATACGACCCCCGCATGCTGGTCATCGTCAGAGGTCGTGGGCGCGATGCAGAAACGATAATCTCTTCTTCAGCATCATAATCGTCGCTTGAAATATTCGCCCAAATAAACCCAGGGCTGGTTCTGCCTCTTTAAGACTGATTGTTTCCACTAAAGCTCATTTGAGTGGAGCGCTCATCACGCAacgcacaacacacaacacacaacacacaacacacaacactgacgtCACACAACCATTTCACTACACAACACatctcttcttcattttcagtctgaaataaataaataaatctgaactCTTCAGCGATGGAAGATGAGTTAAAGATGTCGGGATTAACTGATGAAGACTAAAATTCAGAAGAGCTCCAGTCTACGAGCTTTTGTGTCTGAAGTTTGAGGCAAACAGAATTATTTTAGAGATGactgtatattatttatttaaaaaccagCATTAATTCGGAGTTTATTgaatattcactttattttagcTCCTGTTAGTTTGAGTTCTGGATCTTTGCTAAATTCTTAATTCTGCTGTTTCTGTGAGTTATTCATGCTTTATTCTGTGAAAATGCtacaatacaaatcaaatactattaaataaaataagaacataAAAGTCCACTGCCCCAGATTCAGAACTGTGTCATTTATCAAGTTAAACTCTAATTGTTCTGTTTGAGCAACAAACGCAGAGAAAGCCTCCGAACGTCAGGGAGGAGACGTCtgagctgaaataaaaacaactctgCACTAAAGTAAACGGCCGTTAAGCTAATTAGCCTCCGTGACCTTTAAAGTTCAGTCCTACGTTCTGCGTTAGCTCGTAAGCTCCACTCGCGACCTTCTGCGACCTTTGATGCCTCGATCATCAATACATGTAAAATGAAATCAGTGGCAGTTTTATTTGTGGctctcagcttctctctctctctcagctctctctctctctctctctctctctctctctctctctctctctctctctctctctctctctctctctctctctctctctctctctctctctctctctctctctctctctctctctcacctggacAGGCAGTTGGCCTGGTAAAAGCGAAGCTGCTCAGCACGATGTGTGGCGGTCAAGGAATGATGGAGACTTCTCTcctgagggagaaagagagaaagagagcgagagattaGACGACTTCTCTAAAGTTGTTTATACGTTTGTTCCGCTCACACCAGCGACTCTTTGACTCAGCAGCTGATTTCACCAGAGGACGAACCAGTCGGTGAAATGAGCTGCTGCAAACATCTGGAGACGTTAACAGTGGAAACAGGCCGTTGTTTTCCTGTCAAAAAGAACATTCCaccaaaaacctttttaatttaGATGTTTGTCAGAAGCATCCAGATAAGATAACTGTAATTTACTGTACAGATAAAACAGTGTCTCATAATAAATATACACTATTAAGACATATTTaagcaaaaatacttttttttgcCATGAAGTTCATATTGTAGCGTTCGATTTTTAGCATTGAACATTTTCACTTGTgaagtaataaagtaaataaaagtaaattgcAATTTCAAACGTTAACAGTTACTCAACCTACATAACGACACATTAAGTTCATTTATGAGACACAACACttcataaagaagaaaaagaccaAGCAAATAGAGACGGAGTAGAAGATAAATCAAGTAGAACAGATGTTAGATGTAAGTGAGTTAATCATCAGTTCAACATGCTGCTTGACATCGAGCTGAAGAGAGAATTGATTAAATAGAAGAACAtgaagcaaagaaaagaaaagaggaagaaacgaATGTTAATATATTGTTTAAGTTCTGGAAAACGAAAAAGGAGGAAAACGTGCAGTTAAAGCTGAGCAGCGAGTGAGAAGTGAACATGCAACAGAGTCTTCAGCGAGTCTgagcgaggaggaagagcaggacgaagaggaggacgaggagcttctcctccagctctactCACTGTCAGAGGCCTTATCGCCTAAGAAGGGCTCCTGCTCCATCATGTCCATGGGGATTTTAATGCTGGGAACTTTCTCATTGTACGGATAGTCGGACTGTTGGAGAGAGGAAACACATGCTGAGACCTGGGAGGGCGCCAGTGAGTCGGCAtcaacgcacacagacacacacagacacacacacacgcacacacacacacacacacattactacAACTAAAGCTGTATCAACATTCATTCTCGGAGCTTCTCTAAACTCTGGGTTTATTTTATAACTCGCTGGTTCCTTAAAGTAAATTAGACAACATCATATAACCTGTAAGAATCAAACCTCGTCACTTTAACTGTTCAGCACAAGGGGCCTTGGCTCCCAGGTGAGATTTACAGAACcaggtaacttcaggtttaagtTTTCAGCCGAACGAAGCTGGTTCACTAGTTAAGGAGGtgaatcaccatggtaactggaaacacgaggagattaAAACCTGAATCCTGATTCACAGGATCCTGACAGGGACACGAGAGCTGAGGCTCAAGTCAAGTGAGGAATATTAAATATCAgcagatttatttatagatgAATGAAGTCGTTTTGCTGCCTCTGACTTTTCACGTGTCCACTCTGGATTTAAAACAGAGCTTCtaacaaacagagggagagttaatcataatatataaatacataaaccaCTAGTATggcttcattttaatttatttaattcaatttaatctttgATTCTGACACTGTCAAAGCTTTAACTGTTTTATCGTGACTGATCAGAACTCGAGGAGAAACTAAAACTAAAGCTTCTGATAGATTTTATtaagaaacagaacaaaaatacacacacatcgcacacacacacacacacacacacatcacacacacatccacacgtTCTCACTCTGCCGTCATGACATCAACACGCCAAGGATCGTAAGTGGGTGGAGCTTATTTATGACAGAAGAAGTGGTTCCAACCAATCAAAGCAGAGTAACTTTCTAACATTGTGAACAACTCTGCATTAATTAATATCAGAATCCATCCTAGAACACTCTGGTTTGGGATCAGAAGCAAAAGGACAATAATCGTCCTCTACTCCTAAAATACCAGAAATGATGTTCATGTTCATAAACAGCATCGTTCTTACAACCAGAGGAAACGTAGAGAAactctttctcctcttgttctcagtctttcagagaaaagagagcgaGGTGTTCACCTGGACTTTATTCTCCAGCTCAAACGCTTCATGCTGCTGTGAACTGGGATCACAGGTCGTTGGTGATGATGACAAACTCAGTCACTTCAAACAAACTCAGACAAACTGAGGGAACACGAAGGATTTGCTTGTTTCCGTGGTTTTGAGGCTTTGAGTGAAAACGCTTATTCCACTTACGTCGTCGGCGTCGCTGTCGATGCTgccactcttcttcttcttcttcttctcgtcctccttcttcttcttgtccttctCCGGGATGACGTCGTCCAGGAAGCTGAGGTCGTGCTGCGAGAACATGTAGTCCATCGCTTTCCTGACGGCGACCAGGGCGAGGATCTGAGGAGCagattgaattatttttttaattcctgcTCACCAACCACAACAGTAACTCAAAGTATAATTCAGAGCGaactaaaacatatttaagtCTTTATTCAACGATGTCTCTCACCATGACGGGGAAGATGATGGCGGCCACGGTGGACTTGAGGATCCAGAGCAGAGCCAAGCACAGGATCTGGATGAAGGTGAAGAGGTGGACCTTCCTCAGGGGGACGTGTCGCAGGTAGACCAGGTCGGGCTGGTGCTTCGCTGGCatcaggagcagctggagacgaTCCATGAACTACACAGGTACAGGTAAACATGATTCTATACATGATTCTATACACGTGACTTCAAAGGAACACGCTACACGCTGGCTTGGATATTCAGAGCTTCACTTTGATGAGAtaagagatagatagagagatggatagatgatggatggatagatccAACCATCGGAcgttctccggagttcatgtctgaaagaacGGCTCGAGTTTGATCTGCAGATACCAACTTTCCTCCaggtggagagaagagaaaacccCGTCACGCTGTTTACCTGCACGCCGTTCAGAGAGGCCACTCCCATGTAGAGGAAGACTCCGTACAACACGGGCATCGGGATGAACTGTgggacagaaacatgaagacacacGTCAACTtcatgacacagaaaacacaaaactcttATCTGTCACTGAGCAGCACCAGAATATGAAGCTATAACTTATTAAATAACAGATATGATGCACATCTGTCTCTCGATCTCACTTTTATTAGATGTTtgcaagagaaaacacaacgtGATTCGAGCCAGATTTACCTGCAAAtccaattaatcaattaaatgaGAGGCTCTGGTTACTTGACcttaattaattgatttaaacTAATATCCTGTTTTGTTGTAGTTGTCAGATTTAAGGCTGAAAAGATTCAGGTGACATCACATGAAGATCAGGAGACAACCTGTGATGACGTACCTTTAAGATCGGAGACATGAAGACAGACAGTCCCGTCAGAATGAAGACAACCACGCCGGTGACCCTCTGCTCTCTGcggaacatggaggaggacaaatacaaatatcatGAGAACCAAACTTGTGAAGACTTGATGATGAGGTAAGATGTTGTTTCCCATTTTGTTCCCTGTGAGTTTTCCCTGTTTGGTTTTACAGGACGTCTGTTGGTCCAGCTGACAGCTGACACCTCGGGAGGCTCgggaggaaaaacacaagccCGACAcgtgtaaacagaatatttcaAATATGTAGAATGTGTTATTTCCCCTTTAGTCGGAGAGAGAAGTGATAACTCATCCACTTCCCCCTGAACGCAACATGAGACCTGAACAAACACGTGCATCACAGTGACCATGTAGATGTAACACCACGGATTTGTgtggctgtgactcaggaggaagagcgggttgtccactaaccacgAGGTCGGCGGTATGATCCCAGTGTCTGTGTGCCcaggtgtccttgggcaagacactgaagccCAAACACACTGTTGTGTATCgtgtatgttgtgtatgtgtgtgtgaactcagGGGTCCTGGACTTTCTACCCCCCAGAAACTCAGCAGGAGATCCTTCACCTTGTTTATCTCTGAATATGATAATTCTCTGTATGAATATGAGTCTCACCTCACACCCAGGAACTTGGGCTGCTCTCCAGGAGCCGACGTCTCCGTCTCCATCTTCAGGCTGTCGATGTGAGCGATGGAGATGACGGTGGCGGCCACGTACCACGGCAGACCCATGAAGGAGCAGACCACCATCAGGACGCCCACCAGGAACAGATCCAGGTGATAGCCCGCCCCTTTCTGGTgcaggacacaaacaaagaaagttgaatttgaatgtcggggctccACATGTTAAACAATGTGCATCTTCTCTTGTAAATATACATAATCAAATAGTCCATGCTCCTATTCTGTTCTTTTAATTCAGCTTCTATGAGCGTTAACTGTAACGTCCTGATTCTTTCTGTAGCCGAGGAGTCGTTCATGTTGTTCCTCTGAAATGATTCATAATGTTCACGTCGCTGCAGTTAAACAATCACTGCTCGTCTTCAGCAGCGCCTGCACACTTCAGGGAACATGTTCAGTTCAGTCACTCCCGTGAAACATCTCTCACTCCGGTGAGAAGACTGTGTTTAACTTCAGTGTGAAGGTCGACGTGTCCTGAACAGACTGAGAAACACGTGACGAGCCTCGTCTCCTCAGAAACCCAGAGAACAGCCTCACTCTTCAACTTCACACTTTATAACTTCATTTATAACTTCAATTTAACTGCTGCAGATTCTTAGACTACATCGATAAGAACACCTTTTCTAAATCTGTCCACACTGCGTATCAGTTTGAATCCtcgtccacactaacacacctgaaaacacgtgaccactcacatacactggaCACGTGtgtgccggtgtaaacaggaggACATGCGTGTTCTGCTGGACACGGCAATTGTCTCAGATTGCTCTAATAACATCTGGTCCCCCCCTCCTGCTGCCTCCCCCACACTCTGTGAATATTAAACAGCAGTTTTCTTATTTACGTTCAGCTTGTGCTCCTTCCTGTTGACGATCACTGCAGTGATCTGTTGGTCCATGAAGATCAGGATGGTGACCAGCAGGGCCGGGAGCGCCGACGCCAGGTAAACCCACCAGGGGTTTCCTCCGAACGGGGGAACGAACCAGCCCCGGTGAGGACTCGTGGGCTGGGACAGAGGGAAACACATCCTTCAGCACGTGGGTCAAGCAGACACAGCATTTTCTTTAATTGATTTCAGAAATATGATGTTAATGTAATAATTAACTTTATATTTCTGTACACTGGTTTACATGACATTAATTAATGTTCAAACACGCTTGAAACATGTCAATCATCAGAGCAAatgattgtttttcaaatgcaaaGTGTCGACCTGCAGGATTTTATATTTCATCCCCCGTCTGTCTGACTGTTTGTctcttggttggttggtttgtcgGCAGGAtgaagcaaaaactactgaatggatttccacgaaataTAGAAGAAGGGTGGGACGTTTGCAGCAGATCAAGGGAATTATCACGTTCTTATGGATTTTGAGATAAGACCTTTGGGACATTTATCTAATTTCTAAACGGGGAGAATCGGTcatatttaaggaactgatatctaAAGACATGTACTCCAGAGATTCTGCTGACGTTCTCCAAAATGGCTTCTGAGTGTGCAATTTAAAAATCTGGACcttgtggatttaaatgtgcttttacaGGGCGTGGGAtatgtcagctgctgtggagacaCAAACAAGGCTTCAAACCTGGAACTACCATCAACATGAAGCTGAGATGAAGTGAATTTAGTAGAGAATCAACCATTTATATGCATCTTCAGTCATTTAGAACCATAAACACGATGCTCCCTGCTGACGGACATCCTAGTTTGACTTTAGTGGAGTTGAGTCTTGCATCACAACACAATGCACCACAGGGACTCACCTTGAATTCAGTTGGCACGATAAGTTTGGGAGTCTCGACTCCGATGAGCGCATCGACCCCACAGAAGATGAGGATGGCCAGAATGATGGCGAAGTCACTGATGAGCTTCCTCACCTGCGTGGAAGCAAACAGACGGACCTCAGCTTTTCTAATCTGCTATTTTAAGAACGAGGTGGAAacctcatttcttttcttcacagGTGACTTGCTGGGTTAAACGATCCCAGCGTGGGACTCACGGTGGTGGGGAAGAACGGGCTGGTCTTGAACTTCTTCAGACACATGGAGCAGGTGTAGGTGCCAATGAACAGGATGAAGGACACGAGGGCGATGTCGGGGACGGACTCGCACGACTTCCCCACCAGCTCCCCGCCGTACTTCAAGCACTCCGTCTTTGTGAGGGACGACCACGTGGCGTTCAGCGGCTGCACGGAGGAAACAAAAGTGTCAAGGTCACAAAGAAACGTTTCTTCATGATGACGAGGGTCCAACAGGAGCTGTGAGGGACACGAGGCTTTCAGGTGAAGCTCTGTACATTCAACAACTCTTCAGAGCAGCTGATTGAAAACTGCCTCACCTCAGTTTATCTCATCAGACTGAACAGAACCTGGATCTCACCACTGGGGGTCGCTGTGAGATTTGTGACCCATTTAAAAGACGAGTCGTATTGAGACCAAAGTCCTTCGGTCTGAGGAAACTGAAGAAACATTTACAGGACGCTGCACAGTGTCGGAGCTGCAGCACAGGGACGTGTCTCAGGGAATAAAAACCAGACAAGTTGTTCAAACACAGCTGGAATCAtagaaatgttttgttgctgGATTAACTGAGCTCCAGCCAATGTCCTGCTACACCACTGGTCAACCAGCTGGGGGCTGCACTTCCCATTGGCTGGATGCAGCTGCTCAGAAACCATCAGCTCTTGTGTCTCGATGCCTGAACACGACTAACACGGTGTCGTGCTGCTCATCTTCAGGCCGATAAATTAATACGTGTAATTCAATGTCAAATGTTTTCCTGCTCTAACGTTCTAACgtcctcttttcagcctctgtcttttagctcctgtctctttaagaccccccctcctgataaagctgctgtgattggtcaaccacttccagtGCGCTCTCACTCTACCTGGTTTTGTTAATGTCACATGAGCTCGTTTTACCCTTGAGCTTTTTAACATTAGAGGAACTTTTGCAtccacaaaaaatatataaaacacaagaggaaagaaactgTGACAAATCATCACGTGTGTCCTTTAGCATCAGGACACACTCGTATCCACACTCGTAGGATTCCAGTCAGATAACTGGGCTACGACAGGGAAACTCATTTCTTCAGTTACACACAGTTCAGCCTCATCCCAGGTTTTGCAGCAGTGAATGTCGAGTCACTCACCAGATCAGTGTTGTTCCAGTCCAGGTTCGGGTCTAAAGGATCACCATCTGATGTGACGTCTGAAATGTTCACTGCAAAAACACCAGCAAACAGTCAGAACCTTTTAAACACACGTGCTGGTGCAGTGTTCATTCTGTAAAGTGTCACTCGAGGTCTGTCCGACTCACCGTAAACAGCGGGGGCCATGCAGAGGCAGTGGTACTGCGTGACGAGCTCCTCCTGGAAGTCAGCGTTGATGGGGTAGTGGTGAGAGAGCTTGAGCATCTTCTTGAAGGCGTCGTagatgaagatgaagctgaTGAGGCAGGAGAAGCCCTCCTCCGTGAACCGGGTGAAGTACTGGACCAGGAAGCTGGCGTCGGTCGCCACGAGCACCAGGCAGAAGAACGCCGACCACAAGCCGATCCACAGCCGGAACTCCAGGTAGTCGAAGCTGTTGTCTCTGCATCAGGGAAACAAAGATCACTGAGGATAAGATGTGTGGACCCAGAAACTGTAATGAGACAAAGTTCTCTCTATTTCCTTGCAACATTAAAATTCTACCTCATTTAATGAACTGTTTTAGTTATTAAAACCTTcaatattatataaattgtGAAAGTATAAAGTTTAGACTTGATGTTTTGTATAATATGTTATTTTTAAGTGATAAAGTGTTGATTGGTCATAGATGGATGAACCTGCTGAAGTTGAAGAGCAGCCGTTCAAACACCAGAACAGGCCCGGTGCTGCTGAGGATGGTGAGCGGCTGACCGGCGAACAGACAGAAGACGCCCCCGGCGATCGCCGTCCCCAGGAAACTCTCCAACACGCCCTGAACACACCACGGGAAACCAGACACAGAGTTATCCAGAGAAGGAATCGTCGGCGCTCCACAAACGGATGGAGGTTAGTCTGACCTGCATGTTTTCCGTGGCGTCCCCCAGCAGACCCCCGAAGGTGATGGCGTTGGTCACCGTTCCCAGGTAGATAAACATAATGGCCGACAGGGCCTGGATGTGAAATGCGTCGGTGAAGTCACTGACAAAGAAAGGCGCTTTTCTCTTGATGTCCAGTAGGAGACCTCCACAGAACCTGTTGGTTTACACAGAGTCAATCACCCTGAATCATCAGCAGAGGaacaacttcctgtttacacatcTTCTCTGAATGTGAAACCATCGTTCAGCTTTTTGAACAATATTCATTTAGTCTCATTTAACCGTTGAGTTTCTAAATTCATATATTTGCAGCACGTTAAAgtgcaaagtgcttcacatctGATTAACAATAGGAAataagacaaaagaaacaagaggaaagaaaagaaagagtcAATACCTTCCAGTTTTCTTTAGCTCCTCCCCTACGGCGTGTCCCCCTCCTCCGTGACCTCCGTCATGAGGCATGTCTCCGTTCATCTGAGAGTCGCCTCCTGAGTACATGTT belongs to Hippoglossus stenolepis isolate QCI-W04-F060 chromosome 9, HSTE1.2, whole genome shotgun sequence and includes:
- the slc4a4a gene encoding solute carrier family 4 member 4a isoform X2; this encodes MSATSSTRLTPSPNLLPGSEPPRYGSTLSLEEKCEQSFFLFYYYRMEDEAVLDRGASFVKHLCDEEEVEGHHTVYIGVHVPKSYRRRRRHRRRAGGHKDRKERQTEGTSDKSDTENNDEASNSILKPLISPAAERIRFMLGEEDDGPAPPQLFTELDELLSVDGQEMEWKETARWIKFEEKVEKGGERWSKPHVATLSLHSLFELRTCIEKGTIMLDMEASTLPQVVELITDNQIEIGQLKAELKDKVMYTLLRRHRHQTKKSNLRSLADIGKTVSSASRLFSNPENARSPLENSLTCLSGRISMEDLHSQRSNSMDWLNSPTTTHRNLTSSSMNDISDKPEKEQLRNKFMKKLPRDAEASNVLVGEVDFLDSPFVAFVRLQQAVMLGALTEVPVPTRFLFILLGPKGKANSYHEIGRAIATLMSDEVFHDIAYKAKDREDLLAGIDEFLDEVIVLPPGEWDPTIRIEPPKSLPSSDKRKNMYSGGDSQMNGDMPHDGGHGGGGHAVGEELKKTGRFCGGLLLDIKRKAPFFVSDFTDAFHIQALSAIMFIYLGTVTNAITFGGLLGDATENMQGVLESFLGTAIAGGVFCLFAGQPLTILSSTGPVLVFERLLFNFSRDNSFDYLEFRLWIGLWSAFFCLVLVATDASFLVQYFTRFTEEGFSCLISFIFIYDAFKKMLKLSHHYPINADFQEELVTQYHCLCMAPAVYVNISDVTSDGDPLDPNLDWNNTDLPLNATWSSLTKTECLKYGGELVGKSCESVPDIALVSFILFIGTYTCSMCLKKFKTSPFFPTTVRKLISDFAIILAILIFCGVDALIGVETPKLIVPTEFKPTSPHRGWFVPPFGGNPWWVYLASALPALLVTILIFMDQQITAVIVNRKEHKLNKGAGYHLDLFLVGVLMVVCSFMGLPWYVAATVISIAHIDSLKMETETSAPGEQPKFLGVREQRVTGVVVFILTGLSVFMSPILKFIPMPVLYGVFLYMGVASLNGVQFMDRLQLLLMPAKHQPDLVYLRHVPLRKVHLFTFIQILCLALLWILKSTVAAIIFPVMILALVAVRKAMDYMFSQHDLSFLDDVIPEKDKKKKEDEKKKKKKSGSIDSDADDSDYPYNEKVPSIKIPMDMMEQEPFLGDKASDREKSPSFLDRHTSC